One window of the Syngnathoides biaculeatus isolate LvHL_M chromosome 11, ASM1980259v1, whole genome shotgun sequence genome contains the following:
- the LOC133508709 gene encoding protocadherin gamma-A2, with translation MRWEHWRELFLFCLIFSASSGEVRYVLPEETQPGSVIGNVARDLGLQPGELASRRARVVADGSGQLCELDLSSGELLIRQRIDREELCAQVSVCTVQHQLLLQDPLQAFALILDIADINDNTPAFAAEEINLDLVESTVLGRRFPLESAHDPDLGTNSVGEYKLSPSDHFALEVTTQINGNAYPELVLKKPLDREAQAEHVLKISGIDRGSPPRTGTASIRIRVLDANDNVPVFSQRVYRASVPENSAAGTLIAQLNATDSDDSLYGAITYSFSHLTDKTRGVFRIDPMSGEVRVAGVLDYEEANAHELDVQAKDGGGQASHCKLLIDVVDVNDNQPVIEIKSASANVPEDSAPGTMVALINIYDLDTGNSGHVTCSIPDNVPFQIVSGVKNYYMLVTAGTLDREVQSAYNISVTATDSGSPPLQSVKVLPVVVHDVNDNAPIFTQSQYTATILENQPVGTFVMKLVAQDADEGSNAKLTYQISRGSDSEVSSFLSINTETGELLTSRLFDYEQSVYFHITVEARDGGHPQLTTSCAVNVFIQDQNDNAPVVLYPAQAFVAEDVVPLEAPRGYLVTKVVAVDGDSGHNAWLSYRIIKETQPNLFTVGLHTGEVRTLRAFTELDERKQTIVVAVADNGPDALSATATVSIVIGEGLPVLQELFELVDEPQANDDLRLYLIVALFTVSFLFILLMAGVFYFKLCRRSHVYRSTAASLPVFPTTYYPHSFTDFSGCGTLLQDDRYDPFLTTGSWRGDFRFSSNTDTDTLKKRSAAYQKNTLRRTSADRATLKVRAAPSHPCYVIT, from the coding sequence ATGCGCTGGGAGCATTGGAGGGAATTATTCCTTTTCTGCCTGATCTTTTCCGCGTCGTCCGGGGAGGTGCGTTACGTCCTCCCCGAGGAGACGCAGCCGGGTTCCGTCATCGGGAACGTCGCGCGGGATCTGGGACTGCAGCCCGGGGAGCTGGCCTCTCGTCGCGCCCGCGTCGTTGCGGACGGAAGCGGCCAGCTGTGCGAGCTGGACCTGTCGTCGGGCGAGCTTTTGATCCGCCAGCGGATCGACCGAGAGGAGCTCTGCGCGCAAGTCAGCGTGTGTACCGTCCAGCATCAGCTTTTACTTCAGGACCCGCTTCAAGCCTTCGCTCTAATTTTGGACATCGCAGACATTAACGACAACACTCCAGCGTTCGCCGCAGAGGAGATCAACCTGGATTTGGTCGAGTCCACAGTTCTCGGGAGACGTTTTCCGCTGGAGAGTGCGCACGACCCCGACCTGGGCACAAACTCCGTCGGCGAATACAAATTGAGCCCGAGTGACCATTTTGCCCTGGAAGTGACTACTCAAATAAACGGAAACGCGTATCCGGAGCTTGTTCTTAAAAAGCCGCTGGACCGGGAGGCGCAAGCTGAACACGTGCTGAAAATCAGCGGCATCGACAGGGGAAGTCCACCCAGGACCGGGACCGCTTCCATCCGCATCCGGGTTTTGGACGCCAACGATAATGTCCCAGTTTTCAGTCAACGGGTTTACAGGGCGTCTGTTCCGGAAAACTCCGCCGCGGGGACTTTGATAGCGCAACTGAATGCCACGGACTCTGACGACAGTCTGTACGGAGCCATAACGTACTCCTTCAGTCACCTGACAGACAAGACCAGAGGAGTTTTTCGCATCGACCCGATGAGCGGTGAAGTTCGCGTGGCGGGCGTCCTCGACTACGAGGAGGCCAACGCTCACGAGCTGGACGTCCAGGCCAAAGATGGAGGCGGCCAGGCCTCCCACTGCAAACTTCTCATCGACGTCGTCGACGTCAACGACAACCAACCCGTTATTGAGATCAAGTCGGCCTCGGCCAACGTGCCGGAAGACTCCGCGCCGGGAACGATGGTGGCCCTCATCAATATTTACGACTTGGACACCGGGAATAGCGGACACGTCACCTGCTCCATTCCCGACAATGTCCCGTTTCAAATCGTATCGGGAGTGAAAAATTATTATATGCTCGTGACGGCCGGGACGCTGGACCGAGAGGTTCAGTCGGCGTACAACATTTCTGTTACCGCCACAGACTCGGGCTCTCCCCCGCTCCAGAGCGTCAAAGTTTTGCCCGTGGTGGTTCACGACGTCAACGACAATGCCCCAATTTTCACGCAGAGCCAGTACACCGCCACCATCTTGGAAAACCAACCCGTCGGCACCTTTGTCATGAAACTGGTGGCGCAGGACGCCGACGAAGGTTCCAATGCCAAACTAACGTACCAAATATCCAGAGGAAGCGATTCCGAAGTTTCCTCTTTCCTTTCCATCAACACGGAAACGGGCGAGCTTCTCACGTCGCGCCTCTTCGATTACGAGCAGTCGGTTTACTTCCACATCACGGTGGAGGCGAGGGATGGGGGCCACCCCCAACTCACCACCAGCTGCGCCGTCAACGTTTTCATCCAAGACCAAAACGACAACGCGCCGGTGGTTCTGTACCCTGCGCAGGCCTTCGTGGCAGAGGACGTGGTGCCCCTCGAAGCGCCGAGAGGCTACCTGGTGACCAAGGTGGTGGCGGTGGACGGCGACTCGGGCCACAACGCGTGGTTGTCTTACAGAATAATCAAAGAAACGCAGCCCAATCTGTTCACGGTGGGCTTACACACGGGCGAGGTGCGAACCTTGCGAGCCTTCACGGAGCTCGACGAACGGAAGCAGACGATCGTCGTCGCCGTCGCCGATAACGGGCCGGACGCCCTGTCGGCCACAGCTACGGTTAGCATCGTCATTGGCGAGGGCTTGCCGGTTCTGCAAGAACTTTTTGAGCTCGTTGATGAACCCCAGGCCAACGATGACTTGAGACTCTACTTGATTGTTGCCCTGTTCACCGTTTCTTTTCTCTTCATCCTTTTGATGGCCggagtgttttattttaagcTTTGTCGCCGTAGTCACGTGTACCGTTCCACCGCTGCCAGCCTGCCCGTTTTCCCCACGACCTACTATCCACACAGTTTCACAGATTTCAGCGGTTGCGGGACATTGCTGCAAGATGATCGCTACGATCCCTTTCTGACCACCGGCTCGTGGAGAGGCGACTTTCGCTTCAGCTCAAACACGGACACGGACACGCTCAAGAAAAGGAGCGCGGCTTATCAAAAGAACACGCTTCGGCGCACGAGTGCGGACAGAGCTACCTTAAAGGTTCGGGCCGCCCCCTCGCATCCTTGTTATGTCATCACTTGA